The following coding sequences lie in one Armatimonadota bacterium genomic window:
- a CDS encoding MmgE/PrpD family protein: MSPTSVTLAKDTNQALGIGQFAIDFLAGTLGPGPSAKVLERVRWFHTDAVLCGVSALAMGTNAPKVLRQEALGYPSADPGHAAMVFGSNQGVMPEKAILANSAAVREWDSNGTNFGFRPETGHTAGEFGHNDFYPVVIAACQQQGLDGATALKAMVLLDEIRGRLAEVFSLKTYKIDHVVHGAIASAAVYGALMGADAEQIESAIGMFVAHHIPWRAIRAGKQLSDSKGASAAISTEAAIVCMKRSMAGFRGPRDIFRNPEAIWRFFEPTTQGAERWKEQGDSPFDLILSHSGDDFAVMGMHFKLGLYEHQSAGALQGAINLIANHPDLLAKGLGGIGKITILAYEPAFGIIGNPMKKEPKTRQSADHSMAYIVATLLRKACDLYSGEGLPVSSGDHDAIWKALMLDPWDYQESDSAIFNPEVRALMQRIDFQHGGPDYDAKYPDGIPTSISIDGKESGLVMYPAGHARNTSADLGDILRHKWALLGRLALPEEADVAEFVGRFEGIADLDGFGMASLYDFELGAVEGYEA; the protein is encoded by the coding sequence ATGAGTCCGACCTCCGTCACGCTTGCCAAAGACACCAACCAGGCCCTGGGGATCGGGCAGTTTGCCATCGACTTCCTGGCCGGAACTCTTGGCCCGGGGCCGAGCGCAAAGGTATTGGAGCGGGTGCGGTGGTTCCACACCGATGCGGTGCTGTGCGGAGTGAGCGCCCTGGCGATGGGTACCAACGCCCCCAAAGTCCTCCGGCAAGAGGCGTTAGGCTACCCAAGCGCCGACCCCGGCCACGCGGCGATGGTGTTTGGTAGCAACCAAGGGGTGATGCCGGAAAAAGCGATTCTCGCTAACTCGGCGGCGGTGCGCGAGTGGGATAGCAACGGCACCAACTTCGGGTTCCGGCCGGAGACCGGGCACACTGCCGGCGAGTTCGGCCACAACGATTTTTATCCGGTGGTGATTGCCGCGTGCCAGCAACAGGGGCTAGACGGGGCAACCGCCCTCAAGGCGATGGTGCTGCTCGACGAGATCCGGGGGCGGCTGGCCGAAGTGTTTAGCCTCAAAACCTACAAGATCGACCACGTGGTTCATGGGGCCATCGCGAGCGCGGCCGTTTATGGCGCGCTGATGGGGGCGGATGCCGAGCAGATCGAAAGTGCCATCGGCATGTTTGTGGCCCACCACATCCCCTGGCGGGCGATCCGCGCGGGCAAGCAACTCAGCGACTCCAAAGGGGCAAGCGCGGCCATCAGCACCGAAGCCGCAATTGTCTGCATGAAACGGTCGATGGCTGGGTTCCGCGGTCCCCGGGACATCTTCCGTAACCCCGAGGCGATTTGGCGATTCTTTGAACCCACGACCCAAGGCGCCGAGCGCTGGAAGGAGCAAGGGGATTCCCCGTTCGATTTGATCCTTTCACACAGTGGCGACGATTTTGCCGTAATGGGCATGCACTTCAAGTTGGGGCTCTACGAACACCAATCGGCGGGAGCGTTGCAAGGGGCGATCAACTTGATTGCCAACCACCCCGACCTCTTGGCCAAGGGTCTGGGCGGCATTGGCAAAATCACGATCCTTGCCTACGAGCCGGCATTCGGCATCATCGGCAACCCAATGAAGAAGGAGCCCAAGACCCGCCAAAGCGCCGACCACTCGATGGCCTACATCGTGGCGACCCTTTTGCGCAAGGCGTGCGATTTGTATAGCGGGGAAGGGCTGCCGGTGTCATCGGGCGACCACGATGCCATTTGGAAGGCGCTGATGCTTGACCCGTGGGATTACCAAGAGTCGGATTCGGCCATTTTCAATCCGGAAGTGCGGGCCCTGATGCAACGGATCGACTTCCAGCACGGGGGGCCCGACTATGACGCCAAGTATCCGGACGGGATCCCGACCTCGATCTCAATCGACGGCAAAGAATCTGGCCTGGTGATGTATCCGGCCGGCCACGCCCGCAATACCTCCGCTGACTTGGGGGACATCTTGCGGCACAAGTGGGCCCTTTTGGGTCGGTTGGCGTTGCCGGAAGAGGCGGATGTCGCCGAGTTTGTCGGACGGTTCGAAGGCATCGCTGACTTGGATGGGTTCGGCATGGCGTCTTTGTACGACTTCGAGCTAGGGGCGGTCGAGGGGTACGAGGCCTAG
- a CDS encoding RsmB/NOP family class I SAM-dependent RNA methyltransferase, with product MVGKGIGRFALKQAEALFPNPVARQAFLDCLSGMPARHRAVVWPQGRSGSVGGRGPDWWPDCCELVDASVRMGDLPEHTDGRVYSLDPSSVFEGGILQGVLAGFQAVDSRFWPEDESDYQDSLPKSGEGREGLAREANPDAKRGESGQDSLPRLGQGLGRVCRGKTLVIDVCASPGGKSMLAHAILRPGILICNEAIGKRLGMLKSNLERCGIAAETRNLDPGRLAEEFEGQADVVIVDAPCSGQSVLVKGGENPGCFNPRTVESNAMRQRRILSESARMVAPGGWLMYSTCTYSLQENERLIEWFLARNPGFAEAEFAPYAPYKSPFGPGYREWPHAGLGVGGFTCLLARRP from the coding sequence GTGGTGGGGAAAGGGATCGGGCGATTTGCCCTCAAGCAGGCGGAAGCACTTTTCCCCAACCCTGTTGCACGCCAGGCATTCTTGGATTGCCTTTCCGGAATGCCTGCGCGCCATCGGGCGGTGGTGTGGCCGCAAGGGCGGTCAGGTTCCGTGGGTGGGCGCGGGCCGGATTGGTGGCCGGATTGTTGCGAGTTGGTGGATGCCTCGGTTCGCATGGGGGATCTGCCGGAGCATACGGACGGGCGCGTTTATTCCCTTGACCCGAGTTCGGTCTTCGAAGGCGGGATTTTGCAAGGGGTGCTGGCCGGCTTTCAGGCGGTGGACTCCCGCTTTTGGCCAGAAGATGAAAGTGATTACCAAGATTCCCTCCCCAAGTCTGGGGAGGGTAGGGAGGGTTTGGCGCGAGAGGCAAACCCCGATGCAAAAAGAGGTGAATCTGGCCAAGATTCCCTCCCCAGACTTGGGCAGGGGTTGGGAAGGGTTTGCAGGGGGAAAACTTTAGTCATTGACGTCTGCGCCTCGCCCGGTGGGAAGTCTATGCTTGCCCATGCCATCCTAAGGCCGGGAATCCTCATTTGCAACGAGGCGATCGGCAAGCGACTCGGCATGCTCAAATCCAACTTGGAGCGATGTGGGATTGCTGCCGAAACCCGCAACCTCGACCCCGGACGGCTGGCTGAGGAGTTCGAAGGCCAGGCCGATGTCGTCATCGTCGATGCCCCGTGTAGCGGGCAGAGCGTGCTCGTCAAAGGCGGCGAAAACCCGGGCTGCTTCAACCCCCGCACTGTTGAAAGCAACGCCATGCGCCAGCGCCGCATCCTCAGCGAATCGGCGCGGATGGTTGCCCCCGGCGGATGGCTGATGTATTCGACCTGCACATACTCTTTGCAAGAAAACGAACGGCTGATTGAATGGTTCCTGGCCCGCAACCCTGGGTTCGCCGAGGCGGAGTTTGCGCCATATGCGCCGTATAAATCCCCGTTTGGCCCGGGATACCGGGAGTGGCCCCATGCGGGGCTGGGGGTCGGCGGCTTCACATGTCTATTGGCCCGCCGCCCTTAA
- a CDS encoding PLP-dependent transferase codes for MPTRSLDTELVYLGTRPCPLTGAVCPPVYQSSTFAQEAPGVYREFDYTRTDNPTRSVLQKMLAAAEGAEHALAFASGMAAVDCIFGLLEAGDHVITGDDIYGGTYRYLTDVAATRGVTFEFIKLTEANLKEALSRTKTKLVWFESPTNPLLNLVDIEMVVRCAKEAGTWTAIDNTFMSSYFQQPLSFGVDFVMHSMTKYLNGHSDVIMGAIMTNRTDCYERLKFVQNAVGATCSPFDCFLAIRGMKTLGVRMRAHAENALKVATWLESHPKIEKVLYPGLPSSPHHGLAKRQMRGFGGMVSFYLKGDLEQAKRFLTSTELFTLAVSLGGVESLIEQPATMTHFEMPKDVREAVGITDNLVRASIGIEDADDLIADLAQALDKM; via the coding sequence ATGCCCACCCGTTCGCTTGACACCGAGCTTGTCTATCTGGGTACGCGACCATGCCCATTGACCGGTGCCGTCTGCCCGCCGGTCTATCAATCGTCCACCTTTGCCCAAGAAGCCCCAGGTGTGTACCGTGAGTTCGATTACACGCGGACCGACAACCCGACGCGGTCTGTTTTGCAGAAAATGCTCGCGGCCGCCGAGGGGGCAGAACACGCGTTAGCCTTTGCCAGCGGAATGGCAGCCGTCGATTGCATTTTTGGTTTGCTGGAGGCAGGCGACCACGTCATCACTGGCGACGATATCTATGGGGGCACTTACCGCTACTTGACCGATGTTGCGGCCACCAGGGGGGTGACGTTCGAGTTTATCAAGCTCACCGAAGCCAATCTGAAGGAAGCCCTCTCGCGTACAAAAACGAAACTGGTTTGGTTCGAATCGCCAACCAACCCGCTCTTAAACCTGGTCGATATCGAGATGGTCGTCCGTTGCGCCAAAGAAGCGGGGACCTGGACAGCGATCGACAACACCTTTATGAGCAGCTATTTCCAGCAGCCCCTCAGCTTTGGTGTCGACTTTGTGATGCACTCCATGACCAAGTACCTCAACGGCCACAGCGATGTGATTATGGGAGCGATAATGACCAACCGCACCGATTGCTATGAGCGGCTGAAATTCGTGCAGAACGCGGTAGGGGCCACCTGTTCCCCGTTTGATTGCTTTTTGGCGATCCGTGGCATGAAAACGCTGGGCGTTCGGATGCGGGCACATGCCGAAAACGCCCTTAAAGTGGCAACTTGGTTGGAGAGCCATCCGAAGATCGAAAAAGTGCTGTATCCGGGGTTGCCTTCCTCGCCCCACCATGGGTTGGCCAAGCGGCAGATGCGGGGGTTCGGGGGCATGGTCTCGTTTTATTTGAAAGGAGACCTTGAGCAGGCAAAGCGCTTCCTGACTTCGACGGAATTGTTCACCTTAGCGGTCTCCCTCGGGGGTGTGGAAAGCCTGATCGAGCAACCGGCGACGATGACCCATTTCGAAATGCCCAAGGATGTCCGGGAGGCGGTTGGGATCACCGACAACCTTGTCCGGGCGAGCATCGGGATCGAAGATGCCGACGACCTGATTGCCGACTTGGCTCAGGCGTTGGATAAGATGTAG
- a CDS encoding GNAT family N-acetyltransferase: MDQASELKWAEKGEYLDCLRVWQKVYSPEVFADDWGTPAEFQRFLIGRVDGQVAFAAVVCDYPTYVRGQVLDCAGIAAVGTLPEFRGSGTGQAMMDATVGLIREAGYQIATLYAFREPFYRKSGFEASGWRWQIKCPIHQLPKCECTLPVREVAPGDIRCVEECYVKFAKRFNGSCARFGPHWVRRLGKKPPQIYAVGDPVEGYLWCNPHGFWNDLEIGEIAWSTPRGYEALLGLMRTLGINKSNAVWSEPPESGFARRFLDGNVEMVRHRPTMFAIVDAQTTLARMGADFNQFSLEFMGETIGTGSKVELNRLQLAQAVMGSPSLAEMVRWGEVGGDERALGYLQTILNPMPVCCMEFF; this comes from the coding sequence GTGGATCAAGCCTCAGAACTGAAGTGGGCCGAAAAGGGGGAGTACCTGGACTGCCTACGGGTCTGGCAAAAGGTTTACAGCCCCGAAGTCTTTGCCGATGACTGGGGCACTCCGGCAGAATTCCAGCGATTTTTGATTGGCCGGGTCGATGGGCAGGTCGCATTTGCCGCCGTGGTCTGCGATTACCCAACTTACGTCCGGGGGCAAGTTTTGGATTGCGCCGGGATCGCCGCCGTGGGAACCCTGCCGGAATTCCGCGGTTCCGGAACCGGGCAAGCGATGATGGACGCCACGGTGGGCCTTATCCGGGAGGCCGGCTACCAAATTGCCACCCTATACGCTTTTCGCGAGCCGTTCTATCGCAAATCGGGCTTTGAGGCCAGTGGATGGCGCTGGCAAATCAAATGCCCGATCCACCAACTCCCCAAGTGCGAATGCACCCTGCCAGTCCGCGAGGTCGCGCCGGGGGATATCCGGTGTGTCGAAGAGTGTTATGTCAAGTTTGCCAAGCGGTTCAACGGGAGCTGTGCGCGGTTTGGCCCGCATTGGGTTCGCCGGTTGGGGAAGAAGCCGCCCCAAATTTATGCGGTTGGTGACCCGGTCGAGGGTTACCTGTGGTGCAATCCCCACGGATTTTGGAACGACTTGGAAATCGGCGAGATCGCTTGGTCCACACCCCGGGGCTACGAGGCGTTGCTCGGCCTGATGCGTACCCTTGGGATCAACAAGTCGAACGCGGTTTGGAGCGAGCCGCCCGAGAGCGGATTTGCCCGCCGGTTTTTGGACGGGAATGTCGAGATGGTCCGGCACCGACCGACCATGTTTGCCATCGTGGATGCCCAAACAACCCTCGCGAGGATGGGAGCAGATTTCAACCAATTCAGCTTGGAGTTCATGGGTGAAACCATTGGCACCGGTTCCAAAGTGGAATTAAACCGCCTGCAACTTGCGCAGGCCGTGATGGGGTCGCCGAGCCTGGCCGAGATGGTGCGGTGGGGAGAAGTGGGCGGGGATGAACGCGCCTTGGGCTATTTGCAAACGATCCTGAACCCCATGCCGGTTTGCTGCATGGAATTCTTTTGA
- a CDS encoding Lrp/AsnC family transcriptional regulator gives MKERLDKADRQILRLLQQDGRISNADLARKVGLSPPSMLQRVRKLENSGFIRGYCTVLDAEKLGFNLVIIAQVSLSMHQDQPIDQFLAAISDLPEVLECYHVSGDYDFMLKIVAKDMHDYERIVKEHLTAIKVVGKIHSCFVLNVNKKSEVLPI, from the coding sequence GTGAAAGAACGACTAGATAAGGCAGATCGGCAAATCCTGCGTTTGCTTCAACAAGATGGGCGGATTTCGAATGCCGACCTGGCACGAAAGGTTGGGCTTTCCCCGCCTTCGATGCTCCAACGGGTGCGCAAGCTGGAGAATTCAGGGTTTATCCGCGGCTATTGCACCGTGTTGGACGCCGAGAAATTGGGCTTCAACTTGGTGATCATCGCCCAGGTGAGCCTCTCGATGCATCAAGACCAGCCGATCGACCAGTTTTTGGCCGCGATTTCCGACCTCCCGGAAGTCCTCGAGTGCTACCACGTCAGCGGTGACTATGACTTTATGCTAAAAATCGTCGCCAAAGATATGCACGACTACGAGCGGATCGTAAAAGAACATCTCACCGCGATCAAGGTCGTCGGCAAAATCCATAGCTGCTTTGTTTTGAACGTGAACAAAAAATCCGAGGTCTTGCCAATCTAG
- a CDS encoding M3 family oligoendopeptidase: MASVANPELKWDLTPFFPSITSPEYRDAVSALPATIGGLEQGLAELASGCTASKLARFLESYDSSYRSIYLVAAYTNLSLSTDANDQDAQKAHGALQPLMVRLGKFGKSFDALIGSLDPSVWESDEGLADFRFVLGRIHQAAAHLLSPEMEDLAADLADSGNNAWGKLYDDFSSNIQAEVNGKSMSVSAIRGLAYSEDADIRRRAHEAELQAWKVNEIPLAAAMNAIKGEGNTLAQRRNWPDLIDESLFRANMDRASLEAMLEAARESFPHWRRYLKAKAGLLGHTSGLPFYDLFAPVGDSKAWSWTEAEDFVEDGFRSFSDKLADFARHSFDHSWHDVYPKQGKRDGAFCAGVTPGVSRMLYNFKESFNGASTLAHELGHAYHNLCLKDRHAIQKRTPMTLAETASIFCETIIKRRAIAESSGGEKLAILEASLQGSCQTVVDITSRYIFESEVVKRRKERALTPAELCSIMEEAQTATYGDGLDPQKLHPYMWAAKPHYYSDRAFYNFPYMFGLLFSLGLYRVYEESPNGFHDRYDSLLSRTGMGMAADLTQEFGIDIGDKAFWQGSLAVLIEDIDIFCSLASQS; the protein is encoded by the coding sequence ATGGCATCCGTTGCAAATCCTGAGTTGAAATGGGATCTGACCCCGTTCTTCCCTTCCATCACAAGCCCAGAGTACCGGGATGCCGTGTCGGCGCTGCCCGCAACCATCGGCGGCTTGGAGCAAGGCCTCGCCGAACTTGCCTCAGGATGCACCGCGTCAAAGCTCGCCCGGTTCCTGGAATCCTATGATTCGTCATACCGCTCGATCTACCTCGTCGCGGCCTATACCAACCTGTCGCTTTCGACCGATGCGAACGACCAAGACGCCCAAAAGGCGCACGGCGCGCTGCAACCGCTTATGGTTCGGCTTGGCAAATTCGGCAAATCCTTCGATGCCTTAATCGGTTCGCTCGATCCTTCGGTTTGGGAATCGGATGAGGGATTGGCCGATTTCCGATTCGTCCTCGGCCGTATCCATCAGGCGGCGGCCCACCTGCTGAGCCCGGAGATGGAGGACTTGGCCGCAGACCTTGCCGACTCGGGGAACAACGCCTGGGGCAAGCTCTATGACGATTTCTCATCCAACATCCAAGCGGAGGTCAACGGCAAATCCATGTCCGTCAGCGCCATCCGCGGATTGGCGTATTCGGAAGATGCCGATATCCGCCGCCGGGCCCACGAAGCCGAGCTTCAGGCATGGAAAGTCAACGAAATCCCCCTTGCGGCAGCCATGAACGCTATCAAGGGCGAAGGCAACACGCTTGCCCAACGCCGGAACTGGCCAGACCTCATCGACGAATCGTTGTTCCGCGCAAACATGGACCGGGCTAGTTTGGAAGCCATGCTTGAAGCTGCCCGGGAATCGTTCCCCCACTGGCGGCGCTATCTCAAGGCTAAGGCCGGATTGCTCGGCCACACTTCCGGATTGCCCTTTTATGACCTATTCGCCCCGGTCGGCGACTCCAAAGCTTGGAGCTGGACGGAAGCTGAAGATTTTGTCGAAGATGGCTTCAGGAGCTTCAGCGACAAACTCGCCGACTTTGCCCGCCACTCGTTCGACCATTCCTGGCACGACGTCTATCCCAAACAAGGCAAACGGGACGGGGCGTTTTGCGCCGGCGTAACTCCTGGGGTCAGCCGGATGCTCTACAATTTTAAAGAGTCTTTCAACGGCGCATCCACACTCGCGCACGAACTTGGGCACGCCTACCACAACTTGTGCCTCAAGGACCGTCATGCCATTCAAAAGCGGACGCCCATGACCCTGGCCGAAACTGCCAGCATCTTCTGCGAAACCATCATCAAACGCCGCGCCATCGCAGAATCATCGGGCGGCGAAAAGCTCGCCATCCTAGAAGCGTCACTCCAAGGCAGTTGCCAAACCGTTGTCGACATCACCAGCCGGTACATCTTCGAATCCGAAGTCGTCAAGCGGAGGAAGGAGCGCGCCCTCACACCGGCCGAACTGTGCTCGATCATGGAAGAAGCCCAAACTGCCACCTATGGCGATGGGCTCGACCCCCAAAAACTTCACCCGTACATGTGGGCCGCCAAGCCCCACTACTACAGCGACCGGGCGTTCTACAACTTCCCTTATATGTTCGGCTTGTTGTTCTCCTTGGGCCTCTACCGGGTTTACGAGGAGTCGCCGAATGGTTTCCACGACCGGTATGACAGCCTCTTGTCCCGGACGGGGATGGGCATGGCTGCCGACCTGACTCAAGAATTCGGGATCGACATCGGTGACAAGGCGTTTTGGCAAGGGTCGCTGGCTGTGTTGATCGAAGACATCGACATCTTCTGCTCCTTGGCGAGTCAAAGCTAG
- a CDS encoding prepilin-type N-terminal cleavage/methylation domain-containing protein, translated as MKRAFTLIELLVVIAIIAILAAILFPVFAQAKQSAKKTASLSGLKQISLGLQIYSADYDDKTVFEYGTDYLNHDTWVGDIYPYVKNRSIFFDKTIAEPQASNDPVLGEVYPDPFYPGYYYRWEWITNFSLNTDGYSRYWGGTSCTNAYAGSSNVRSLSAFEDISKRLAVSPMRYANLPYGWMRFYGYDAAWPTMDRYATGWSWNQLIWDTRREYGNRFFGAFADGHAGKYGKEKFVAYYADTPSQNEANTTAEFCAAMDKNDRWLHWGKPWSGD; from the coding sequence ATGAAACGCGCCTTCACATTGATTGAGCTTCTGGTCGTCATCGCGATCATTGCGATCCTGGCCGCCATCCTGTTCCCGGTGTTTGCCCAGGCCAAACAGTCCGCCAAGAAAACGGCCTCGTTGAGCGGCTTGAAGCAGATCAGCCTTGGATTGCAGATCTACAGTGCCGACTACGACGACAAAACGGTGTTCGAATACGGCACGGACTATTTGAACCACGACACTTGGGTTGGCGACATCTATCCTTATGTCAAGAACCGCTCGATCTTCTTCGACAAAACCATTGCGGAACCGCAAGCCTCCAACGACCCGGTTCTTGGCGAGGTTTATCCGGATCCGTTCTATCCGGGCTATTACTACCGCTGGGAGTGGATCACCAACTTCTCGCTCAACACCGATGGATATTCCCGCTACTGGGGAGGCACCAGCTGCACCAACGCTTATGCTGGTTCGAGCAATGTCCGCAGCCTGAGCGCCTTTGAGGACATCTCGAAGCGGCTCGCCGTCTCCCCGATGCGCTATGCCAACCTGCCCTACGGTTGGATGCGCTTCTACGGCTATGACGCCGCATGGCCGACCATGGACCGGTACGCCACTGGTTGGAGCTGGAACCAACTCATTTGGGATACCCGCCGCGAATATGGCAACCGCTTCTTTGGCGCTTTTGCCGACGGCCACGCCGGCAAGTACGGCAAAGAAAAGTTCGTCGCCTATTACGCCGACACGCCATCCCAAAATGAGGCGAACACCACGGCTGAGTTCTGCGCCGCGATGGACAAAAACGACCGCTGGCTGCACTGGGGCAAACCTTGGTCTGGCGACTAG
- a CDS encoding glycosyl hydrolase, whose protein sequence is MALAAAFFIALNHIQQDPMGFRPLPPKTDERDRFHKPDVHAMPMSVRLSAFDQRVQMLGSSIFQQISWRNVGPEVQGGRVVDIAVAQKAKKKIFVAFATGGLWTTENLGQSWTPIFDNQSAYGIGDFDISPDGKTIWVGSGEANSQRTSYAGTGVFVSRDGGNSWKNVGLTESHHIGRVVIDPKNPDTVYVAALGPLYSQGGERGLYRTTDGGKSWTCILKGDDRTGCKDVVLDPRGNGVIYASMWERDRRAWNMLESGPGSAVYKSADSGKTWTKMAGLPNGEAMGRAALAVAPSRPDTVYVFIDNQGGDEGTGDKDEYQPDATLTLNRFRRMSAEAIRKLDEKELSRFLRPYLPQDSKPDDVAKAVVQGELSKEGLADLMLKRDPNVFDQDVNQAQVWRSDDAGKHWIETRQDLGDHGGYYWNEVVVSPKDPMEVYTLGLLLLKSAHGGDSWESVGRRNHVDHHALWIDPENPDFMLNGNDGGIYASFDGAKTWTHWNNIPVGQFTTIAVDNKTPYNIFGGLQDNGTMKGPSSYRPGFSDPDSWTDIGGGDGSAVAIDPRGDGDSGYGASQFGAFYFFDLVSGARRGIRPRDVQGQDPLRFNWLAPILISKFQPDIIYVGSQRLHRSFDQGKTWEAISGDLTKNLPNGDVPFSTLTSIAESPFRFGKIYAGADDGSLKFTPDTGLTWEDISTPAPDRWVTRVIASVHKDNRIYCTQNGYRQDEWTPYVWVSEDNGHTWRSIAANLPFEPVNTIREDPRNEDVLYVGTDMGVYVSLDRGSSWMAYGSGIPNTPVHDIAVQDKAEEIVVASHARSVWAVSTKPIHKLTKEIMEKEFHSFDLSVPSGRDRWPYRRSPEYADDTYQDQLVSTEVWTTVSGPGVLRLVDKDGKDVVSKRVDVVKGYNFMNVNLLLKAGDPKAPPVNGDPNDPKTALNDPYAARRAQYVAKGDYKLVLEVGGKKFEQDVAIR, encoded by the coding sequence ATGGCTCTTGCCGCCGCGTTTTTCATCGCGCTCAACCATATCCAGCAGGATCCGATGGGATTCCGGCCCTTGCCCCCAAAAACGGACGAAAGGGATCGGTTCCACAAACCCGATGTCCATGCGATGCCAATGTCGGTTCGCTTGAGCGCATTCGACCAGCGAGTCCAAATGCTGGGGTCGTCCATTTTCCAGCAAATCTCCTGGCGCAACGTCGGGCCGGAAGTCCAAGGGGGCCGAGTGGTCGATATCGCGGTGGCGCAAAAGGCGAAGAAGAAGATTTTTGTCGCCTTTGCCACCGGGGGCCTGTGGACAACCGAGAACCTCGGGCAATCGTGGACGCCGATCTTTGACAACCAGAGTGCCTATGGGATCGGCGATTTCGACATCAGCCCCGATGGAAAAACGATTTGGGTCGGGAGCGGCGAAGCCAACAGCCAGCGAACCAGTTATGCGGGCACCGGGGTCTTTGTCAGCCGGGACGGCGGCAATTCGTGGAAAAACGTCGGCCTCACCGAGAGCCACCACATCGGCCGGGTGGTCATCGACCCCAAAAATCCGGACACCGTTTACGTAGCGGCGCTTGGGCCGCTTTACAGCCAAGGAGGGGAACGCGGGCTTTACCGAACTACCGACGGCGGAAAATCGTGGACGTGTATCTTGAAAGGCGATGACCGTACGGGCTGCAAAGATGTTGTCCTCGACCCCCGGGGCAACGGGGTGATTTACGCTTCGATGTGGGAACGCGACCGCCGCGCTTGGAACATGCTTGAATCTGGCCCGGGAAGCGCGGTCTACAAATCGGCGGATAGCGGAAAGACCTGGACCAAGATGGCCGGGCTCCCAAATGGCGAGGCCATGGGCCGGGCGGCGTTGGCGGTCGCTCCGAGCCGCCCCGACACGGTTTATGTCTTCATCGACAACCAAGGGGGAGATGAAGGCACAGGCGACAAGGACGAATACCAACCGGACGCCACCTTGACCTTGAACCGGTTCCGCCGGATGTCGGCGGAAGCGATCCGCAAGCTGGATGAAAAGGAGCTCAGCCGGTTTTTGAGGCCGTATTTGCCACAAGATTCAAAGCCCGATGACGTCGCCAAAGCGGTGGTGCAGGGGGAACTCTCCAAAGAGGGACTCGCCGACTTGATGCTTAAACGAGATCCCAACGTTTTTGACCAAGATGTGAACCAGGCTCAAGTGTGGCGGAGCGACGATGCCGGCAAACATTGGATAGAAACTCGGCAAGACCTGGGCGATCATGGGGGCTACTACTGGAACGAAGTGGTGGTGAGTCCCAAAGACCCGATGGAGGTTTACACCTTGGGCCTGCTCTTGCTGAAGTCTGCGCATGGCGGCGATTCGTGGGAATCAGTGGGAAGGCGAAACCACGTTGACCACCACGCGTTGTGGATCGACCCCGAAAATCCCGACTTCATGCTCAACGGCAATGATGGCGGGATCTATGCCAGCTTCGACGGTGCCAAAACCTGGACCCATTGGAACAACATCCCGGTGGGCCAGTTCACGACGATTGCCGTGGACAACAAGACTCCTTATAACATTTTTGGCGGCCTGCAAGACAACGGGACGATGAAAGGGCCAAGCAGCTATCGACCTGGTTTCAGCGACCCGGATTCGTGGACGGACATCGGGGGCGGCGACGGCAGCGCGGTGGCGATCGACCCCCGTGGCGATGGGGATTCGGGATATGGTGCGAGCCAATTCGGTGCGTTCTACTTCTTCGACCTCGTTTCCGGGGCACGCCGGGGAATCCGTCCCAGGGATGTCCAGGGCCAAGACCCGCTCCGGTTCAACTGGCTTGCGCCGATCCTGATCAGCAAGTTCCAGCCAGACATTATCTATGTGGGGAGCCAGCGACTCCACCGCTCGTTTGACCAGGGCAAAACTTGGGAAGCGATCAGCGGCGACCTGACGAAAAATCTGCCGAATGGCGACGTGCCATTCAGCACGTTGACCTCAATCGCCGAGAGCCCGTTCCGGTTTGGGAAGATCTATGCCGGCGCGGATGACGGTTCGTTGAAGTTCACGCCCGATACCGGCTTGACTTGGGAAGACATCTCAACTCCGGCCCCGGATCGCTGGGTGACCCGTGTGATCGCCAGCGTTCACAAAGACAACCGGATCTATTGCACCCAAAACGGTTACCGCCAAGATGAATGGACACCTTATGTCTGGGTGAGCGAAGACAACGGCCATACCTGGCGCTCCATCGCGGCAAACCTGCCGTTCGAACCGGTGAACACGATTCGGGAGGATCCGCGGAACGAAGATGTCCTTTATGTGGGCACGGATATGGGCGTCTATGTCTCTCTGGATCGAGGGTCGAGTTGGATGGCCTACGGGTCGGGGATCCCGAATACCCCCGTTCATGACATCGCGGTCCAAGACAAGGCCGAAGAGATCGTCGTGGCCAGTCACGCCCGGTCTGTCTGGGCGGTGAGCACCAAGCCGATCCACAAACTGACCAAGGAGATCATGGAGAAGGAATTCCATTCCTTTGACCTGTCCGTGCCTTCTGGCCGGGATCGCTGGCCTTACCGCCGATCGCCGGAGTATGCCGACGACACATACCAAGATCAACTGGTGTCAACCGAGGTGTGGACGACGGTTTCGGGCCCTGGCGTTTTGCGGCTGGTGGACAAAGACGGCAAGGACGTGGTTTCCAAACGGGTCGATGTGGTTAAAGGCTACAACTTCATGAATGTGAACTTGTTGCTTAAAGCGGGCGACCCGAAGGCCCCGCCCGTCAACGGCGACCCGAACGACCCCAAAACCGCACTCAACGACCCCTACGCGGCCCGCCGGGCTCAATATGTGGCCAAGGGAGATTACAAGTTGGTGCTGGAAGTCGGCGGCAAGAAGTTCGAACAAGACGTGGCGATCCGGTAG